The sequence AATTCATCTGATACCGTCCATTGCGGCAATTCTCTGTTATGGTGCCGACCTTGCTGTCGGGCAAGTCCCTTCCAGGCTTCAAAGTATCCTGAGCAACACCCACAATAGCAAAGAATATGGCTATCCGACCGATATTACTAGGGATCTGCATCCAGTAAGCTACCTAAAGCCTGATTCATCATATGTTCTCTATAAAGAATTGAAAAGACATTAGCTGATATCATATCGCCTTGGTCAAGATCCCAGTACATTCTCACAAGTAAGTATCCGATGTCACCAAGCCATCACATCGAGCTGGCAATTCCCAATTGTTTATCCTAAAATTTATATGAAGTGATTATTGGAGAGAGCGACCATTCTATACCGGTGAGTCACCACGACTCCCATCATGAGTCCTCAAGCGACCACTACGGCTAAAGCAAGATATTTTTTAGGACTATCGAAGGGTTGCACATCAACAGAAGCTGATGTCTGGCTGTATAATGACACTCTCTATGTCTGTTACCAAGATTGTCTAAATTCTGTTTCTTGTATTCATCTGGATGGTCACTAACTGGCAGAAGGTTGGACACGATCAATCTTCGTTAACAAAAGATCGGACTCTCCAATCACTCTACATCAACCCGATTCTTGACATTTTGGAAAGGCAAAATCCAGAGAGCCCCTTTGTAACTGGGACCACAAAAAAGTAAGTAGAGTCAGTACACTATGCGCCCCACATGAGTTAACAATGTTCTCAGTGGCGTGTGGGACACCACCCCCGATCAAACGCTCTACTTCTTCATTGACCTTAAAACCTCTGGTCATGACACTCTCAAAGCTGTGATCAAGGCGCTAGAGCCCTTGCGTCAAAAAGGCTACTTGACTACATTGCAAGGAGGCCAAAATCTTACCAACGGCCCGGTCACTGTCATTGGAACAGGAAACACGCCTCTAGATATGGTCGCACCTGTGTCTGATCGTGACTATTTCTTCGATGCCCCTCTAGCAGACTTGGGGAAGCTGGAATACTCCAACATCACCGCCCTCATTTCTCCTATTGCGTCAACCGACTTCAAAGCAACGGTTGGGACAGTCACGGTGGATACGGATCCCATTTTGGATGATGACCAGCTCAAGGCTCTCCGTGACCAAGTTTCCCTTGCAAAGAGCCGCGGAATCGGCGCACGTTATTGGAACACTCCCTCCTGGCCGGTGCGCACCCGGAATTTAGTCTGGCGCACGCTCTTACGCGAGGGGGTCGCATTACTCAATGCTGATGACTTGGACGCTGTTCTTACGGAGTTCTAGCACGGTGTCTCACCCGCTTGATGACGGAAGTCACCTCATATCTTTTCAGGGCTTTGAAGAATTGACTCGATCATTCATTCGTTTTTCATAATGGACGAAGCTTCGCGCCCTGGCTGGGAGGATTGCTTGAATATCTAATGCTGGGTAAATATGATGTGTGCTCGGGGTTGGAAGGCTGCAGAACTTTGATGGACATTCATACCCCCTACGGTCGTGCAAGAGGGCGAAAGAATCTCTAGCCGGATCGAGTGCAGGCACGGCACTTGTGATTTGACTGTTTGGCCTCGATGAAATGGATATATCGATTCGAGCAACGTTCGTCTTCGCTGTTGATATGTCGCGCACACTTGATGAACTCACCGCCAAGGGTGTGGCCGCAGCTGTAGCGGACTTGAAGTTGTGCGCACTTGCTGGGCATGTTGTTTTCTATTCATGTAATAAATAGTCACACGTCAGCATCTTTTTTCCTGGAACTTCGACGATCTCAGGTTCCGCTTACTCGGCAGGACGACTTACCGTCCCAGCGAAAGCGAGACTCATCCCATTTGTCGTAAACGCCGTAGAACTTCTCATATCTGGCCAACTTATCATATACCATTTCGAGATACGCTATGATGGCTGTTTCGGGTTTCACTGAAGGGTCTGAAACCAGTGTATGGAGTAGAATGTAGACACTCGCTGCAATTGTGACTGATTTCCGTGGAACGACAAAGCGTTCACTGATGTCTCTCAAGACTGTGGTGGTTTGGGGCATTTAAATTGGAGTATAGGCAGGATTTTGGTAAAGTGAAGGtaaaagaaagtgaagatcCAGATAAGGAAGGCAGGTGATGAGACCGTGACTTCTTCCTTTTACATGTGAAATGAACATACTTCAACGACAAACAAATCTCCTTCGGTCTCGGATGCAACGATGAAGCTCTATACATTTACCACGAAATTGAAGTCTCTATCTAAATCACATATGCTCTCACTGTCGATACCTTTGCCTTTATGCTGCTACGGTGCATTTCTAATTGCGTCTTGTCCACGGTTTCAAGGTCTAACCCAGCATGGAGAGACTTGTGCACACCCTGAAAATCTGGCTTCATCGTTGAATAGGTGGCTTGGATGATTGAAAATGGTTCGCTTTGAAAAGATTATTCACCTCTCGAGGGAAACCCTTGAGCAGGGTTAACGTGCACCGAGGTATTTCGCTGCAGACCGTCGTGGGAATGGGCACGTGACCGTCAAATACAGGTCAAATTCACAGCACCGTCAACAGCGTTGACGATTGCCTCTTTCTCGATGATCGAGATCAAGATTCGTTGGCGACAGGTGCAATATGGCTTCTCATGGTGATCTTGCAGATCTGCTAGCTTCAGTGCTCCCAACCGGCGCTGAGCTGATTGTCCGTCATGTTTCTTCTACGCCAGCCCCTTCGGATGCCCTTTTTGCCGCTGCGCCTGGACATGACTCGGAACCAACTTTTTGTGAGAACCATTTTTTAACAGCATCCATTGAGTCACCTCAGCATGATGGTGCCGAGATACTCATCTTTGGGATGGAGGTCTTGATCTACAACACGGCCCACCTAACAACGATTTTCGTCTCCAAGGCTGACTCCACCGGACTGCTTCACCTATTGGAACTGAAAGCGAAGGTCTCCGTGCTGAGATTGGTCTCTGGCACCTTCTTATCTTTTTTGGTTCGATCTCATCAGAGACCAGGGGTGAGGCTTGTGGTCTCTCTATTTGCACGTGCTCAGGATCAGTATCTCTTCCCTGGCAGCATTGAGAATACTGAAAAGCATGTTCTCGATGACCGCGGCTTGATCAAATGGTGGTGTCGCGCGGTAGACCCGATACTCCGGGAGAACGGCGCCGAGTCGGTCTCCCCAGGTTCAGACATTAAGACCTCCGTTGAGGCCGCCAAGGCCTCAGCTACGGCCTATTTGATAGTTCCTGGGTGCGATCGCTTCGAAACACGCAGTTTCTTCCCAGCATCAACCAAGACCGACTCGGCAAATCAGCCGCGGTGGCTCACTGGCTATCCTCTCCAGCAAATGTGCCGTGATCCATCTGCTCCACCACGCTGTCTGGTGCCTCGATTTCCTGACGATCCCAAGACACGATTCCTGACAGATCTTGACGATGAGCTACCCGACTCTGCCAACGATCAAGCTGAATCGGCGGATGCTGGGCATTGGAAGAGTATCAAATCTCTTGACCAGTTTTGGGAAATGATGGCATTCCGTCAAGAGTGTTCCGCAGGCCGACTGGTTGGCTTCCTTTGGATTGTTGTCAATCCCCCAGGACTTTTGAATTCTACAACTATGGCCAGCCGAGCGGCACAAGGATCCAGTCTCAGCTCAGCTGCTTCTGGCAAGCAGGCTTGCAATGACGAACCCGCCGTGTCTGCTGGAGATAAGTCGCTGGTACGCGATCAGGTA comes from Penicillium oxalicum strain HP7-1 chromosome I, whole genome shotgun sequence and encodes:
- a CDS encoding Altered inheritance of mitochondria protein 6, giving the protein MLFSIHLIPSIAAILCYGADLAVGQVPSRLQSILSNTHNSKEYGYPTDITRDLHPIPVHSHNDYWRERPFYTGLSKGCTSTEADVWLYNDTLYKVGHDQSSLTKDRTLQSLYINPILDILERQNPESPFVTGTTKNGVWDTTPDQTLYFFIDLKTSGHDTLKAVIKALEPLRQKGYLTTLQGGQNLTNGPVTVIGTGNTPLDMVAPVSDRDYFFDAPLADLGKLEYSNITALISPIASTDFKATVGTVTVDTDPILDDDQLKALRDQVSLAKSRGIGARYWNTPSWPVRTRNLVWRTLLREGVALLNADDLDAVLTEF